The Candidatus Methylomirabilota bacterium DNA window TCGATCCTGTTCAACATCCCCGGCGAACCCTGGTCGGTGGCGACCACCCTCGACGGCTATCCGCTCGCCAAGCAAGGGAAGGGCGCCCAGGCCCTGACCGCGGCCTTCACGTCCTCCTTCATCGGGGCGGCTTTCTCCATCGTCCTGGTCTCTTTCTTCGCGCAGCCGCTGGCCGAGCTGGCCCTGAAGTTCGGCCCTCCGGAGTTCTTCGCCATCCAGCTCCTCACCTTCTCGAGCTTCATCGGCCTGGGCGGCGGGAATCCGGTCAAGTCGCTGGTGTCGATCCTCATCGGGTTCATCCTGGCGGCGATCGGGCTCGACACGGTCACCGGCAAGCTGCGCCTCACCTTCGGGTCGATCGAGCTGATGCGCGGCTTCTCGTTCATCGTGGCGGTCATCGGTCTCTTCGGCCTCGGCGAGATCTTCCTGACCGTGGAGGAGGGGCTGGAGTTCCGGGGCGTCAGCCCGCGCGTGCGCTTCCGGGAGATGGTCGCGACCTGGCGGGAGCTGGGCAAGTACTGGAAGACCTTCCTGCGGGGCTCGTTGATCGGGTTCTGGATGGGCTTCAAGCCCGGCGGGGCCACGCCGGCATCGTTCATGAGCTACGGCTTCGCCCGCCGGTTCTCGCGGCACCCGGAGAAGTTCGGGACCGGGGTCCTGGAGGGCGTCGTCGCCCCGGAGACGGCCGCCCACGCCGCGGGCGTGGCGGCCATGCTGCCGATGATCACGCTGGGCATCCCCGGGTCGCCGACGGCGGCCGTGATGCTCGGCGGCCTCCTCATCTGGGGACTCCAGCCCGGCCCCATGCTCTTCGTCGAGAAGCCGGAGTTCGTCTGGGGGCTGATCGCCAGCATGTACACCGGGAACGTCATCGGGGTCGTCATGGTGCTGGCGTTCGTCCCGGCCTTCGCGGCGATCCTCCGGGTCCCATTCGCCATCCTGACCCCGTTCATCGTCTTCATCTGCGCGATCGGCGCCTACGCCGTGAACAACAGCATGGTGGACGTCTGGTACATGGTGGCCTTCGGGATCGTCGGCTACGTCTTCAAGAAGCTCGACTACCCGCTGGCGCCCCTGGTGCTGGCCCTCGTGCTGGGGGACCTCGCGGAGAACGCCCTCCGGCAGAGCCTCATCATGTCGCAGGGGTCGCTCCTGATCTTCTTCCAGAGTCCCATTTCGGCGATCATCACGCTGGCGGCGCTCATCCTGTTCACCCTGCCGCTGCTCACGATGCTGCTCCACCGGCCGCGGGCCACCCCGACGCCGGTCGTGCAGGCCGGGCCGCAGTAGCGCGGGGCGCGCCGCCGGCGAGGAGCCAGCTCATGCCGATCATCGCGATGACCAAGGAGATGGGCAGCCTCGGCACGCTCATCGGACTGGAGGCCGCCCGGCAGCTCGGCTACGAGTTCCTCCGGAACGAGGTCATCAAGGCCGCCGCCCACGAGTACCGGGTGCTGGAAGCGGGCCTGATCGGGGCGGTGGAGCGGCCGGCCGGGGTCTTCGAGCGCCTCCGCCCCCGGGCCGCGCGGTACGCGGCATACCTGCGGGCGGCCGTGCTGGAGGCTGCGCTGCGGGACGAGGTCCTCTTCATGGGACGCTGGTCGACGATGTTCCTCGGCGGCGTCCGCCACGCGGTGCGGGTACGCGTCTGCGCTCCCGTGGAGGTGCGGGCCCAGCGGATCATGACGCGCCTCCGGGTCGACCACGCGGAGGCCGTCCAGCGCATCAGCGCCTACGACGAAGGCGTGCGGGGGCGCCTGCGCCAGATCTTCGGGGTCGACTGGACCGACCCCTTGCTCTACGATCTCGTCATCAACACCGAAGCCGTCACCCAGGAGTCCGGGGTGCGACAGGTGGTGGCCCTGGCCGGAGCCCCGGAGTTCCAGCCGACCGAGGAGTCGCGGGCCGCCCTGTGGAACCAGGCGGTGGCCGCGCGGGTCCAGGCGACCCTCAAGGCGAACGCGGTGACGGCCGCCGTCGACGTCGACGTCCAGGTGACCGACGGCCAGGCGCGCCTGGCCGGAATCGTCGCCTCGGACGACGAGCGCGACTCGGTGCTGTCGGTGGCCCGGGGCGTCCGGGGCGTGGTGGGCGTGACGAGCGAGGTGAAGGTCTTCAAGAGGCCCGTCCGGTGAACCTGGCCGAACTCGCGACCGCCGAGTTCTGGGCTCGCTGGGTCGCCATCGTGATTCTCGACCTCACGCTGGCCGGCGACAACGCGCTGGTGATCGCGCTCGCGGTCCGGAACCTGCCGAAGCGGCAGCAGTGGCAGGGCCGCCTGTGGGGAACGGGCGGGGCCGTCGCGCTGCGGGTCCTGTTCATCGGGGTCATCACGTTCCTTCTCCGGATCCCGCTGCTCCAGGCGATCGGCGGCCTGGTGCTGCTGTGGATCGCGGTGAAGCTGCTCGCCCAGGAGGCGGCGGGGGACCACAAGGTCCGCCACGGGACGACCCTGTTCGAGGCGATCTGGATCATCATCCTGGCCGACGTCATCATGAGCCTGGACAACGTGCTGGCGGTGGCCGCCGCCGCCCACGGCGACATGCTCCTGGTCGTCTTCGGGGTCGGTCTGTCGATTCCCATCGTGATCTGGGGCAGTGGGATCCTGGCCCGGCTGATGACTCGGTTCCGCTGGATCGTGGACCTGGGGGCCGGCATCCTCGGCTGGGTGGCCGGCGAGATGCTGCTCAAAGATGAAGTCGTGCGCGGCTGGCTCGGGGAAGGCGGGGTGGAGGCGCTCCACTGGGTCCTGCCCATGAGCTTCGGGATCGGCGTCATCGCGGTGGGGCGGTGGCGAGTGACCCGGCGGTCGCGCCGGGCTCCTGCGCGGAAGGCGTCGTGACGGCGAGTGGGTTGCCGGGGGCGCCGAGGGCGCCGTATACTGCCCCGACGAGATGAGCTGGCCAAACGTCGAGCCGGTCAAGAGTACCCGCATCTACGAGGAGATCGTCCGCCAGATCAAGGGTCTGATCGCGGACGGTCAGCTCAAGTCGGGGGACCGCCTGCCTCCCGAGCGCGACCTCGCCGAGCGCTTCCGGGTGAGCCGAACGTCCGTCCGGGAAGCCCTGCGTGCGCTCGAGAGCACGGGGCTGATCGAGATCCGTCCGGGTGAAGGCACGTTCGTGCGCCAGGTGTCGGTCGAATCGCTGATCGAGCCGCTGGCGCTCGTGATCCTGACCCAGCGGGAGGCGATTGCCGAGCTCTACGAGGCGCGCCGCCTGCTGGAGGCGCCCATCGCGGCCCTGGCGGCGCGGCGGGCGAGCCCCGACGACGTGGCGGAGATGACCCGCGTCCTCGATGAGCAGGCCCGGGAGGTCGCCGCCGGGCGGACGGGAGTCGCGCAGGACGCCGCCTTC harbors:
- a CDS encoding FadR/GntR family transcriptional regulator, whose translation is MSWPNVEPVKSTRIYEEIVRQIKGLIADGQLKSGDRLPPERDLAERFRVSRTSVREALRALESTGLIEIRPGEGTFVRQVSVESLIEPLALVILTQREAIAELYEARRLLEAPIAALAARRASPDDVAEMTRVLDEQAREVAAGRTGVAQDAAFHTAIAHSTHNRAITRIVTTLVDLLTQTREESLQTPGRPERSHQDHRRILAAIRARDESGARQAILDHLAAVEALVMGRAGEQVNPPAEQRRPGH
- a CDS encoding TerC family protein yields the protein MNLAELATAEFWARWVAIVILDLTLAGDNALVIALAVRNLPKRQQWQGRLWGTGGAVALRVLFIGVITFLLRIPLLQAIGGLVLLWIAVKLLAQEAAGDHKVRHGTTLFEAIWIIILADVIMSLDNVLAVAAAAHGDMLLVVFGVGLSIPIVIWGSGILARLMTRFRWIVDLGAGILGWVAGEMLLKDEVVRGWLGEGGVEALHWVLPMSFGIGVIAVGRWRVTRRSRRAPARKAS
- a CDS encoding cytidylate kinase family protein; translated protein: MPIIAMTKEMGSLGTLIGLEAARQLGYEFLRNEVIKAAAHEYRVLEAGLIGAVERPAGVFERLRPRAARYAAYLRAAVLEAALRDEVLFMGRWSTMFLGGVRHAVRVRVCAPVEVRAQRIMTRLRVDHAEAVQRISAYDEGVRGRLRQIFGVDWTDPLLYDLVINTEAVTQESGVRQVVALAGAPEFQPTEESRAALWNQAVAARVQATLKANAVTAAVDVDVQVTDGQARLAGIVASDDERDSVLSVARGVRGVVGVTSEVKVFKRPVR
- a CDS encoding tripartite tricarboxylate transporter permease is translated as MGGLEHLVMGFQIAITPFNLAMTVIGIILGTIIGVLPGLGGANGVAILLPLTFTMPPTSAIILLTSLYWGALFGGAITSILFNIPGEPWSVATTLDGYPLAKQGKGAQALTAAFTSSFIGAAFSIVLVSFFAQPLAELALKFGPPEFFAIQLLTFSSFIGLGGGNPVKSLVSILIGFILAAIGLDTVTGKLRLTFGSIELMRGFSFIVAVIGLFGLGEIFLTVEEGLEFRGVSPRVRFREMVATWRELGKYWKTFLRGSLIGFWMGFKPGGATPASFMSYGFARRFSRHPEKFGTGVLEGVVAPETAAHAAGVAAMLPMITLGIPGSPTAAVMLGGLLIWGLQPGPMLFVEKPEFVWGLIASMYTGNVIGVVMVLAFVPAFAAILRVPFAILTPFIVFICAIGAYAVNNSMVDVWYMVAFGIVGYVFKKLDYPLAPLVLALVLGDLAENALRQSLIMSQGSLLIFFQSPISAIITLAALILFTLPLLTMLLHRPRATPTPVVQAGPQ